The Bacteroidota bacterium genome includes a region encoding these proteins:
- a CDS encoding endonuclease domain-containing protein, whose translation MKEFCRDLRKRSTPSEKIVWELLRNRKFMGLKFLRQYPIIYGNYDTRKLFFIADFYCADKKLVIELDGTIHDFQKDYDKHRDKIIAEMGLTIVRFKNEEVKNTRGFLEKLSAVF comes from the coding sequence ATTAAAGAGTTTTGTCGGGATTTAAGAAAGCGTAGCACCCCTTCCGAAAAGATTGTTTGGGAATTATTGCGCAACCGTAAATTTATGGGGCTAAAGTTTTTGAGACAATACCCTATCATATACGGAAATTATGATACCCGTAAATTGTTTTTCATTGCTGACTTTTATTGTGCGGATAAAAAGTTAGTGATAGAGTTAGATGGCACTATCCATGACTTTCAAAAAGATTATGATAAACACCGCGATAAAATAATTGCCGAAATGGGATTGACTATTGTACGTTTTAAAAATGAGGAGGTAAAAAACACAAGGGGGTTTTTGGAGAAGTTAAGTGCCGTGTTTTAA